Proteins from a single region of Phaeacidiphilus oryzae TH49:
- a CDS encoding branched-chain amino acid ABC transporter permease: MTTAQTPHRTRTAAATAATAAATAALMDRFEPLARSRRLRMGGVLAVLAAAVCFPLVFGNPATTSVAMFTLLYAAAASAWNLFSGFTGYIALGNAVFFGSGAYFLADVTARLHVRGGAGVFAFVPLAGLFAGVVAVPVGWLALRTRRHTFVVITIAIFFIFQLLAYNLHSLTNGSAGLQLPFAPWPAATYNDWFYAAALVLAVVSTACAWLVRRSRTGLELLAVRDDEDRARGLGVRTGRLKLAAFVLAGTLTGMCGAVYAYYLGSIYPPFAFDAIFDLTVALMSFLGGLGTVSGPVVGALVLEPIQQYLTVQLSDAGVALILFGALFLLVIGVLPEGIVPSLGRAARWARGRAGR, from the coding sequence GTGACCACCGCCCAGACCCCCCACCGGACCAGGACGGCGGCCGCGACGGCGGCGACGGCGGCGGCCACCGCGGCGCTGATGGACCGCTTCGAGCCGCTGGCCCGCAGCCGCCGGCTGCGGATGGGCGGGGTGCTCGCGGTGCTCGCGGCGGCGGTCTGCTTCCCGCTGGTCTTCGGCAATCCGGCGACCACCTCGGTCGCCATGTTCACCCTGCTCTACGCGGCGGCCGCGTCCGCCTGGAACCTCTTCTCCGGCTTCACCGGATACATCGCGCTGGGCAACGCGGTCTTCTTCGGCAGCGGCGCCTACTTCCTGGCCGACGTCACCGCCCGTCTCCATGTCCGGGGCGGGGCCGGGGTGTTCGCGTTCGTTCCGCTGGCGGGGCTGTTCGCGGGGGTGGTGGCGGTGCCGGTCGGCTGGCTGGCGCTGCGGACCAGACGGCACACCTTCGTGGTGATCACCATCGCGATCTTCTTCATCTTCCAGCTCCTCGCCTACAACCTCCACTCCCTCACCAACGGCTCGGCCGGCCTTCAACTGCCGTTCGCCCCTTGGCCCGCGGCCACCTACAACGACTGGTTCTACGCCGCCGCGCTGGTGCTCGCGGTGGTCAGCACGGCCTGCGCCTGGCTGGTCCGCCGGTCGCGGACGGGGCTGGAACTGCTGGCCGTCCGGGACGACGAGGACCGGGCGCGCGGGCTCGGCGTCCGCACCGGGCGGCTGAAGCTGGCGGCCTTCGTCCTGGCCGGCACCCTCACCGGGATGTGCGGCGCGGTCTACGCCTACTACCTGGGCAGCATCTACCCGCCCTTCGCCTTCGACGCGATCTTCGACCTGACAGTGGCGCTGATGTCCTTCCTGGGCGGACTCGGCACGGTCAGCGGACCGGTGGTGGGGGCCCTGGTCCTGGAGCCGATTCAGCAGTACCTGACCGTGCAGTTGAGCGACGCGGGAGTGGCGCTGATCCTCTTCGGCGCGCTCTTCCTGCTGGTCATCGGGGTGCTGCCGGAGGGGATCGTGCCCTCGCTCGGCCGGGCGGCACGCTGGGCGCGCGGCCGGGCCGGGAGGTGA
- a CDS encoding ABC transporter ATP-binding protein, giving the protein MTGTPARPLLRIEDVHRDFGGLRALAGCSLAVETGTVTGLIGPNGSGKTTLFNVVTGYDRPDSGRVRLDGQEITGAAPDAVGRLGLARTFQLTRVFDRLSLLDNLRVGAAAVPRARRQALYRESRCLELLDVVGLVDHADRRAGELSYGQRKLVELATVLAQQPRIVLLDEPAGGVNPGLIARIGGLIRELNRSGTTFLVVEHNMEFVMGVCDTVAVMERGEVIAQGEPEAIRTDPRVLDAYLGGGLDDEPFGAEAEPGEEG; this is encoded by the coding sequence GTGACGGGGACGCCGGCGCGGCCGCTGCTGCGGATCGAGGACGTCCACCGCGACTTCGGCGGGCTGCGCGCCCTCGCGGGCTGCTCACTGGCCGTGGAGACCGGCACGGTGACCGGGCTGATCGGCCCCAACGGCTCCGGGAAGACCACCCTCTTCAACGTGGTCACCGGCTACGACCGCCCGGACTCCGGCCGGGTCCGGCTGGACGGCCAGGAGATCACCGGCGCCGCGCCGGACGCCGTCGGCCGGCTCGGCCTGGCCAGGACCTTCCAGCTGACCAGGGTCTTCGACCGGCTCAGCCTGCTGGACAACCTGCGGGTGGGGGCCGCCGCGGTGCCGCGGGCGCGGCGGCAGGCGCTCTACCGCGAGTCGCGCTGCCTTGAACTGCTCGACGTGGTCGGGCTGGTCGACCACGCCGATCGCCGGGCCGGTGAACTCTCCTACGGGCAACGGAAGTTGGTGGAGCTGGCGACGGTGCTGGCGCAGCAGCCGCGGATCGTGCTGCTGGACGAGCCGGCCGGCGGGGTCAACCCGGGCCTGATCGCCCGGATCGGCGGCCTGATCCGCGAGCTCAACCGCTCGGGGACGACGTTCCTGGTGGTCGAGCACAACATGGAGTTCGTGATGGGGGTGTGCGACACGGTCGCCGTGATGGAGCGCGGAGAGGTGATCGCGCAGGGCGAGCCCGAGGCGATCCGGACCGACCCGCGGGTGCTGGACGCGTACCTGGGCGGCGGCCTGGACGACGAGCCGTTCGGCGCGGAGGCGGAGCCGGGGGAGGAGGGGTGA
- a CDS encoding ABC transporter ATP-binding protein: MSGGEAAEPLLEFRGVSAGYGGSDVLRDLSLAVPRGGVTCVVGPNGAGKSTVLRVLSGQLAPRRGQVLFKGRDITGLSPRRVLREGIVQVAQNHTLFPEMSVRENVRAGAFLLRDRAAVARRLAEVEEAFPIVRERAGERAGALSGGQRRLVEFARCLMLDPELVVLDEPSMGLDPRTLRVVLGRVRDMAEAGRTVLLVEQNVRAGLSLAARAVVLESGRVRLTGTGAALLADARVAHLYLGGATSPAP; encoded by the coding sequence GTGAGCGGCGGGGAGGCGGCGGAGCCGCTGCTGGAGTTCCGCGGGGTCTCGGCCGGCTACGGCGGCAGCGACGTGCTGCGCGACCTGTCGCTCGCCGTCCCGCGCGGCGGGGTGACCTGCGTGGTCGGACCCAACGGCGCCGGGAAGTCGACCGTGCTGCGGGTGCTCTCCGGGCAGCTCGCCCCCCGGCGCGGCCAGGTGCTCTTCAAGGGGCGGGACATCACCGGGCTGAGCCCGCGGCGGGTGCTGCGGGAGGGGATCGTGCAGGTGGCCCAGAACCACACCCTCTTCCCGGAGATGTCGGTCCGGGAGAACGTCCGGGCGGGGGCCTTCCTGCTGCGCGACCGGGCCGCCGTGGCCCGGCGGCTGGCCGAGGTCGAGGAGGCCTTCCCGATCGTCCGGGAGCGGGCCGGGGAGCGGGCCGGCGCGCTCTCCGGCGGGCAGCGGCGGCTGGTGGAGTTCGCCCGCTGCCTGATGCTGGACCCGGAGCTGGTGGTGCTGGACGAGCCGTCCATGGGCCTGGACCCGCGTACCCTGCGGGTTGTTCTCGGCCGGGTGCGGGACATGGCAGAGGCGGGCCGGACGGTGCTGCTGGTCGAGCAGAACGTCCGGGCCGGGCTGTCCCTGGCGGCCCGGGCCGTGGTGCTGGAGAGCGGCCGGGTCCGGCTGACCGGGACCGGCGCCGCGCTCCTCGCCGACGCCCGGGTGGCCCACCTCTACCTGGGCGGGGCCACCTCCCCGGCGCCCTGA
- a CDS encoding LacI family DNA-binding transcriptional regulator, with amino-acid sequence MQTDHHPALPRQQGPRGRSGDRSRDRSATASAERSAAVSADRSSGPSADRSPERSPDRPARAEPVAPGRPPTLRDVAEAAGVHAATASRALNPETRRMVRGETARRVRRAAEALGYQPNPIARSLKTARTATVGLVVPDLTNPLFPPIVRGIESVLDPAGYSAWVVNTDNVPEREQARIEALRSRQVEGLIVATARLDHPLLHALHTQGVTMVLVNRRTEGLPVPLVTGDDAGGVALAVRHLVELGHTRIAHLSGPRDTSTGVARARAFRHALRDHGLPDAPELIAECAAWTEPDGARALRGLLDAGREFTAVVAGNDLIALGCYDVLAERGLECPRDVSVVGFNDMPFLDKMHPPLTTVRVPHHELGAEAARMLLDSLTAGPAAAGRHPASGPRSLLLPATLVVRGSTDRPGGGGPRPAGGR; translated from the coding sequence ATGCAGACCGACCACCACCCGGCCCTGCCCCGGCAGCAGGGCCCCCGCGGACGCTCCGGCGACCGCTCCCGCGACCGCTCCGCCACGGCCTCCGCCGAGCGCTCCGCCGCGGTCTCCGCCGATCGCTCCTCCGGGCCCTCCGCCGACCGTTCCCCCGAGCGCTCCCCCGACCGTCCCGCGCGGGCCGAGCCCGTCGCCCCCGGCCGCCCGCCGACCCTCCGGGACGTGGCCGAGGCCGCCGGCGTCCACGCGGCCACCGCCTCCCGGGCGCTGAACCCGGAGACCCGGCGGATGGTCCGCGGCGAGACCGCCCGCCGGGTCCGCCGGGCCGCCGAGGCCCTCGGCTACCAGCCGAACCCGATCGCGCGCAGCCTCAAGACGGCCCGCACCGCGACCGTCGGGCTGGTCGTCCCGGACCTGACGAACCCCCTCTTCCCGCCGATCGTGCGGGGCATCGAGAGCGTCCTCGACCCGGCCGGGTACAGCGCCTGGGTGGTCAACACCGACAACGTCCCCGAGCGGGAGCAGGCGCGGATCGAGGCGCTGCGCTCCCGCCAGGTCGAGGGCCTGATCGTGGCCACCGCCCGGCTCGACCACCCGCTGCTGCACGCCCTCCACACCCAGGGCGTCACCATGGTGCTGGTCAACCGCCGCACCGAGGGCCTGCCGGTGCCGCTGGTCACCGGGGACGACGCCGGCGGGGTGGCGCTCGCCGTGCGGCATCTGGTCGAGCTGGGGCACACCCGGATCGCCCACCTCTCCGGTCCCCGGGACACGTCCACCGGCGTGGCCAGGGCGCGGGCCTTCCGGCACGCGCTGCGCGACCACGGGCTGCCGGACGCCCCGGAGCTGATCGCCGAGTGCGCCGCCTGGACCGAACCGGACGGGGCCCGCGCGCTGCGCGGACTGCTGGACGCCGGACGGGAGTTCACCGCCGTGGTGGCCGGGAACGACCTGATCGCGCTGGGCTGCTACGACGTGCTGGCCGAACGCGGACTGGAGTGCCCGCGGGACGTCAGCGTGGTCGGCTTCAACGACATGCCGTTCCTGGACAAGATGCACCCGCCGCTGACCACGGTCCGCGTCCCCCATCACGAGCTGGGCGCGGAGGCCGCCCGGATGCTGCTGGACAGCCTCACCGCCGGTCCGGCCGCGGCGGGCCGGCACCCGGCGAGCGGCCCGCGTTCGCTGCTCCTCCCGGCGACGCTGGTGGTCCGGGGGTCGACGGACCGGCCGGGCGGCGGGGGTCCGCGGCCCGCGGGCGGGCGCTGA